Proteins co-encoded in one Neoarius graeffei isolate fNeoGra1 chromosome 11, fNeoGra1.pri, whole genome shotgun sequence genomic window:
- the LOC132893833 gene encoding MAPK/MAK/MRK overlapping kinase-like isoform X2 has translation MHQTESEKELGSDTDPVLTNHLNRKDYKIIKKIGEGTFSEVTRVQNLKDGKHYACKTMKQSINSLEQAHNLREVQAMKRLSLHPNILQLHEVIFDQDTRTLSLICELMEMNIYELIRGRQYPLSESKVKNYMYQLCKALDHMHSNGIFHRDVKPENILIKHDILKLADFGSCRSVYCKPPHTEYISTRWYRAPECLLTDGYYSLKMDIWSAGCVFFEILSLSPLFPGTNEMDQVSKIHDVLGTPDSKVLQKFRQSRVMPFDFLPRKGCGLSQLIPRCSAPSLSLLYQMLTYDPDERISPRVALQHTCFREQRLTERRALGLHRTIGVMEDSSSMTPRSVEQFWRNTRHGRRQQLKHVAEPLSRHVLPRYPVELPKLNVMVPTPKVPYPVSSLPALAIPHQGLLPAITSKKCHSRSVKPREEPHRSTLQSYCMPPLERKGGGC, from the exons ATGCATCAGACAGAGAGCGAGAAGGAGCTGGGCTCGGACACTGATCCGGTGCTTACTAATCATCTCAACAGAAAAG ATtacaaaataataaagaaaatcgGAGAAGGCACGTTTTCTGAAGTGACGAGGGTGCAAAACCTGAAGGACGGGAAACACTATGCGTGTAAAACAATGAAGCAGAGCATTAACAG CCTGGAACAGGCACACAACCTCCGTGAGGTCCAAGCAATGAAGAGACTGAGTTTACATCCTAATATACTGCAGCTTCATGAAGTAATATT TGATCAAGACACAAGGACCTTGTCTTTGATATGTGAACTTATGGAGATGAATATCTATGAGTTGATTAGAG GAAGACAGTATCCTTTATCTGAAAGCAAAGTCAAAAACTACATGTATCAGCTTTGTAAAGCTCTGGATCATATGCACAG CAACGGTATTTTCCACAGAGATGTGAAACCAGAGAATATTTTAATTAAA CATGACATCCTAAAACTGGCAGACTTTGGCTCCTGTAGGAGTGTGTATTGCAAGCCTCCTCACACAGAATACATCTCGACACGGTGGTACAGAGCTCCAGAGTGCCTGCTTACAGATGGCTACTACTCACTCAAAATGGACATATGGAGCGCAGGCTGCGTGTTCTTTGAAATTCTCAG CTTGAGTCCTCTGTTTCCAGGGACTAATGAGATGGATCAGGTGTCCAAGATTCATGATGTGTTGGGCACACCAGACAGCAAGGTTCTCCAAAAGTTCAGACA GTCTCGAGTGATGCCTTTCGATTTCTTGCCCCGGAAAGGCTGTGGGCTTTCTCAGCTAATTCCTCGTTGCTCAGCTCCTAGCCTCTCATTGCTCTATCAGATGCTGACTTATGATCCAGATGAACGCATAAGTCCACGTGTAGCACTGCAGCACACCTGTTTCAGAGAGCAACG GCTGACAGAAAGGAGAGCTCTAGGGCTTCACAGGACTATTGGGGTTATGGAGGACAGCAGCAGCATGACTCCAAGATCAGTAGAGCAATTCTGGCGCAATACTCGACACGGGAGACGGCAG CAGCTGAAGCATGTAGCTGAACCACTCAGCAGACATGTTTTGCCTCGTTATCCTGTGGAGCTCCCAAAGCTGAACGTGATGGTGCCCACTCCTAAAGTGCCCTATCCTGTGTCCAGTCTGCCTGCTTTGGCCATACCACACCAGGGGTTGCTGCCAGCCATCACCTCCAAAAAGTGCCATTCTCGTTCAGTGAAG CCCAGGGAAGAACCACACCGCTCAACTTTACAGAGCTACTGCATGCCTCCTCTGGAGAGAAAAGGTGGAGGCTGCTGA
- the LOC132893833 gene encoding MAPK/MAK/MRK overlapping kinase-like isoform X1, with the protein MHQTESEKELGSDTDPVLTNHLNRKDYKIIKKIGEGTFSEVTRVQNLKDGKHYACKTMKQSINSLEQAHNLREVQAMKRLSLHPNILQLHEVIFDQDTRTLSLICELMEMNIYELIRGRQYPLSESKVKNYMYQLCKALDHMHSNGIFHRDVKPENILIKHDILKLADFGSCRSVYCKPPHTEYISTRWYRAPECLLTDGYYSLKMDIWSAGCVFFEILSLSPLFPGTNEMDQVSKIHDVLGTPDSKVLQKFRQSRVMPFDFLPRKGCGLSQLIPRCSAPSLSLLYQMLTYDPDERISPRVALQHTCFREQRLTERRALGLHRTIGVMEDSSSMTPRSVEQFWRNTRHGRRQQQLKHVAEPLSRHVLPRYPVELPKLNVMVPTPKVPYPVSSLPALAIPHQGLLPAITSKKCHSRSVKPREEPHRSTLQSYCMPPLERKGGGC; encoded by the exons ATGCATCAGACAGAGAGCGAGAAGGAGCTGGGCTCGGACACTGATCCGGTGCTTACTAATCATCTCAACAGAAAAG ATtacaaaataataaagaaaatcgGAGAAGGCACGTTTTCTGAAGTGACGAGGGTGCAAAACCTGAAGGACGGGAAACACTATGCGTGTAAAACAATGAAGCAGAGCATTAACAG CCTGGAACAGGCACACAACCTCCGTGAGGTCCAAGCAATGAAGAGACTGAGTTTACATCCTAATATACTGCAGCTTCATGAAGTAATATT TGATCAAGACACAAGGACCTTGTCTTTGATATGTGAACTTATGGAGATGAATATCTATGAGTTGATTAGAG GAAGACAGTATCCTTTATCTGAAAGCAAAGTCAAAAACTACATGTATCAGCTTTGTAAAGCTCTGGATCATATGCACAG CAACGGTATTTTCCACAGAGATGTGAAACCAGAGAATATTTTAATTAAA CATGACATCCTAAAACTGGCAGACTTTGGCTCCTGTAGGAGTGTGTATTGCAAGCCTCCTCACACAGAATACATCTCGACACGGTGGTACAGAGCTCCAGAGTGCCTGCTTACAGATGGCTACTACTCACTCAAAATGGACATATGGAGCGCAGGCTGCGTGTTCTTTGAAATTCTCAG CTTGAGTCCTCTGTTTCCAGGGACTAATGAGATGGATCAGGTGTCCAAGATTCATGATGTGTTGGGCACACCAGACAGCAAGGTTCTCCAAAAGTTCAGACA GTCTCGAGTGATGCCTTTCGATTTCTTGCCCCGGAAAGGCTGTGGGCTTTCTCAGCTAATTCCTCGTTGCTCAGCTCCTAGCCTCTCATTGCTCTATCAGATGCTGACTTATGATCCAGATGAACGCATAAGTCCACGTGTAGCACTGCAGCACACCTGTTTCAGAGAGCAACG GCTGACAGAAAGGAGAGCTCTAGGGCTTCACAGGACTATTGGGGTTATGGAGGACAGCAGCAGCATGACTCCAAGATCAGTAGAGCAATTCTGGCGCAATACTCGACACGGGAGACGGCAG CAGCAGCTGAAGCATGTAGCTGAACCACTCAGCAGACATGTTTTGCCTCGTTATCCTGTGGAGCTCCCAAAGCTGAACGTGATGGTGCCCACTCCTAAAGTGCCCTATCCTGTGTCCAGTCTGCCTGCTTTGGCCATACCACACCAGGGGTTGCTGCCAGCCATCACCTCCAAAAAGTGCCATTCTCGTTCAGTGAAG CCCAGGGAAGAACCACACCGCTCAACTTTACAGAGCTACTGCATGCCTCCTCTGGAGAGAAAAGGTGGAGGCTGCTGA
- the LOC132893833 gene encoding MAPK/MAK/MRK overlapping kinase-like isoform X3, translated as MKQSINSLEQAHNLREVQAMKRLSLHPNILQLHEVIFDQDTRTLSLICELMEMNIYELIRGRQYPLSESKVKNYMYQLCKALDHMHSNGIFHRDVKPENILIKHDILKLADFGSCRSVYCKPPHTEYISTRWYRAPECLLTDGYYSLKMDIWSAGCVFFEILSLSPLFPGTNEMDQVSKIHDVLGTPDSKVLQKFRQSRVMPFDFLPRKGCGLSQLIPRCSAPSLSLLYQMLTYDPDERISPRVALQHTCFREQRLTERRALGLHRTIGVMEDSSSMTPRSVEQFWRNTRHGRRQQQLKHVAEPLSRHVLPRYPVELPKLNVMVPTPKVPYPVSSLPALAIPHQGLLPAITSKKCHSRSVKPREEPHRSTLQSYCMPPLERKGGGC; from the exons ATGAAGCAGAGCATTAACAG CCTGGAACAGGCACACAACCTCCGTGAGGTCCAAGCAATGAAGAGACTGAGTTTACATCCTAATATACTGCAGCTTCATGAAGTAATATT TGATCAAGACACAAGGACCTTGTCTTTGATATGTGAACTTATGGAGATGAATATCTATGAGTTGATTAGAG GAAGACAGTATCCTTTATCTGAAAGCAAAGTCAAAAACTACATGTATCAGCTTTGTAAAGCTCTGGATCATATGCACAG CAACGGTATTTTCCACAGAGATGTGAAACCAGAGAATATTTTAATTAAA CATGACATCCTAAAACTGGCAGACTTTGGCTCCTGTAGGAGTGTGTATTGCAAGCCTCCTCACACAGAATACATCTCGACACGGTGGTACAGAGCTCCAGAGTGCCTGCTTACAGATGGCTACTACTCACTCAAAATGGACATATGGAGCGCAGGCTGCGTGTTCTTTGAAATTCTCAG CTTGAGTCCTCTGTTTCCAGGGACTAATGAGATGGATCAGGTGTCCAAGATTCATGATGTGTTGGGCACACCAGACAGCAAGGTTCTCCAAAAGTTCAGACA GTCTCGAGTGATGCCTTTCGATTTCTTGCCCCGGAAAGGCTGTGGGCTTTCTCAGCTAATTCCTCGTTGCTCAGCTCCTAGCCTCTCATTGCTCTATCAGATGCTGACTTATGATCCAGATGAACGCATAAGTCCACGTGTAGCACTGCAGCACACCTGTTTCAGAGAGCAACG GCTGACAGAAAGGAGAGCTCTAGGGCTTCACAGGACTATTGGGGTTATGGAGGACAGCAGCAGCATGACTCCAAGATCAGTAGAGCAATTCTGGCGCAATACTCGACACGGGAGACGGCAG CAGCAGCTGAAGCATGTAGCTGAACCACTCAGCAGACATGTTTTGCCTCGTTATCCTGTGGAGCTCCCAAAGCTGAACGTGATGGTGCCCACTCCTAAAGTGCCCTATCCTGTGTCCAGTCTGCCTGCTTTGGCCATACCACACCAGGGGTTGCTGCCAGCCATCACCTCCAAAAAGTGCCATTCTCGTTCAGTGAAG CCCAGGGAAGAACCACACCGCTCAACTTTACAGAGCTACTGCATGCCTCCTCTGGAGAGAAAAGGTGGAGGCTGCTGA